Genomic window (Puniceicoccales bacterium):
GCTATGCTATTTTTGCGAGCTTATTCATCTCTGATGGAAGGAGTTAGTACGTTTTCATATACAAGTTTGGGCTTTGCAATGGAGACAAATGGTGCCTATGATAGGGTGGTATGTCCCAAAAGTATGGGTGATTTTTTTACCATGACAAAGGGTTCCGATGTTATTGATTCTATTAGTGTTGAGCAGGTTAAGCTTTTGGACCCGGAGCGAACTATTTTTCTGCAAACAAAACCTGTTGTGCCGAAGCATATGCCAGGGTTTAGTCTTGCCAAGTATGATCCGATTGGTGGTTATATCACCGCGTTACGGTCGACGAGGTCCAATTGCATGGCTCGCAGTCTGTTCGATTCAGCCGGAAAATTTACCACCTGGAGCGGCGAGAGACATCGCTGATTTTGATAAACTATGAGCGACGATGATATCATTAGGGTCAATGCGATTTCTCGGCGTTTTGGGACCGGAGCCGAGGCCCTATCGGTCATCGGTGGTGTGAGTTTTAATGTACTGCGCGGCAAGAGCATGAGTATTATCGGTGAGTCCGGTTGCGGGAAAACCACATTGCTGAGTCTGGTGGCTGGACTGGATAGGCCAGATGAGGGAACCATAATCTGGAACGGCTTTGATATAACCAGCTTGTCAGATAGTAAGTTAGCCATTTTTAGGTCAAAATTTTTGGGATTTATATTCCAGGACTTCTGTCTAATCAATGAGATCAGCGTATTGGCCAATGTGCTGTTACCTTCTAGATTGGCCGGAAAGAACTTGCCTAG
Coding sequences:
- a CDS encoding ABC transporter ATP-binding protein, translated to MSDDDIIRVNAISRRFGTGAEALSVIGGVSFNVLRGKSMSIIGESGCGKTTLLSLVAGLDRPDEGTIIWNGFDITSLSDSKLAIFRSKFLGFIFQDFCLINEISVLANVLLPSRLAGKNLPSAKIRALELLEILGMANKCYSLPSLLSGGERQRVAIARAMINNPAVIVADEPTGNLDEKTGASIMKMILDLCDSDGVSLILVTHNDRFAKMTNRIYRLGNGSLAIVS